One part of the Georgfuchsia toluolica genome encodes these proteins:
- a CDS encoding sulfite exporter TauE/SafE family protein, with product MIADPNFYFFAVPAVLLTGVSKGGFGGAFSGVAVPLMALAISPLQAAAVMLPVLCLMDLFGVRPYLGKWDTANLRIIVPGSLIGIALGTLTFGLLSDYVIRMMIGSITILFVLNGWLGLASRQVKRGRSAVRGTCWASISGFTSFLAHTGGPPIMMYLLPQQMEKVAYVATINLFFLIANAVKVLAYAGLGQLSLANLSTSIVLSPLVPLGVWMGLWLQSKVNQVWFYRIAQTCLFLTGIQLIYQGINSG from the coding sequence GTGATTGCTGATCCAAATTTCTATTTTTTTGCCGTACCGGCGGTTCTGCTGACAGGAGTTTCCAAGGGTGGCTTCGGCGGCGCTTTTAGCGGCGTAGCCGTGCCGCTCATGGCGCTCGCCATCTCCCCATTGCAAGCCGCTGCGGTCATGTTGCCTGTGTTATGCCTAATGGATTTATTCGGTGTTCGCCCCTACCTCGGTAAATGGGATACGGCGAATCTCAGAATCATAGTGCCCGGGTCGTTGATCGGTATTGCGCTGGGGACGCTGACCTTTGGCCTGCTCAGCGACTATGTCATCAGAATGATGATTGGCTCGATCACGATACTGTTTGTCCTGAACGGCTGGCTTGGTCTGGCATCGAGGCAAGTCAAGCGCGGCCGCTCTGCTGTCAGGGGAACTTGCTGGGCAAGCATCTCCGGATTTACCAGTTTTCTTGCTCATACCGGTGGGCCGCCGATCATGATGTATCTGCTGCCACAGCAGATGGAAAAGGTGGCATATGTTGCCACCATTAACCTGTTTTTCCTGATCGCCAACGCGGTGAAAGTTTTGGCCTATGCCGGACTTGGCCAGCTTTCCCTGGCCAACCTTTCCACCAGCATAGTACTGTCGCCCCTGGTGCCACTCGGCGTCTGGATGGGACTCTGGCTACAGTCCAAGGTAAATCAAGTGTGGTTCTACCGTATTGCGCAGACTTGTCTTTTCCTGACCGGAATTCAACTTATTTATCAGGGAATCAATAGCGGGTAG
- a CDS encoding energy-coupling factor ABC transporter ATP-binding protein, with product MSAFLRLEALELIERNHHIVRGITLNFAAPRTLIIGPNGAGKSTLLRLIHGLLKPSGGTVQWPQPLRQAMVFQRPVMLRTTVFKNVLYGLKLAGIKSGERERRANDALERVGLAHLGTRPARVLSGGEQQRVALARVWALNPEVLLLDEPTASLDPASSREVERIIGEFASAGTRLLMTTHNLGQTRRLADEILYLDDGRVLEQASATDFFNGPRSASAGAFIRGEMP from the coding sequence ATGAGCGCGTTCCTCCGACTCGAAGCTCTCGAACTTATCGAGCGCAACCATCATATCGTGCGCGGAATCACGCTCAACTTCGCCGCCCCGCGCACGCTGATCATCGGCCCCAATGGTGCTGGCAAGAGTACCCTGCTGCGGCTCATCCACGGCCTCTTGAAACCTAGTGGTGGAACGGTGCAGTGGCCGCAGCCGCTGCGTCAAGCAATGGTCTTCCAGCGCCCGGTGATGCTGCGCACCACCGTTTTCAAGAATGTACTCTATGGCCTCAAGCTTGCCGGCATCAAGAGCGGTGAGCGCGAACGGCGCGCCAATGACGCGCTCGAGCGCGTTGGTCTTGCTCACCTTGGCACACGTCCCGCGCGTGTGCTTTCAGGCGGGGAGCAGCAGCGTGTCGCCTTGGCGCGGGTCTGGGCGTTGAATCCCGAAGTGCTGTTACTCGATGAACCGACCGCCAGCCTCGACCCGGCCAGCAGCCGCGAAGTCGAGCGCATCATCGGCGAGTTCGCGTCCGCTGGCACGCGCCTCCTGATGACGACCCACAACCTCGGCCAGACGCGACGACTGGCTGATGAAATTCTTTATCTTGACGACGGACGCGTGCTTGAACAGGCGTCCGCCACCGATTTTTTCAATGGACCGCGAAGCGCCAGCGCAGGGGCTTTCATCCGGGGGGAAATGCCATGA
- a CDS encoding aldehyde ferredoxin oxidoreductase family protein: MAYGTSGKILRVDLTRSSFRSENFDEEFYRLYPGGKALAGYLLLKELAPGTDALAPENILVIANGLLTGAPFSASTRFTMAARSPLTGTYGESEAGGYWGPELKTAGYEAIVITGRAEHPTYLMIRDDKVELRDARALWGCEPEEVQNRIRAEMADKHVRVLQIGMGGENCVRYAAVSNELRHYNGRTGMGAVMGSKNLKAIAVRGTGHYRDNAHDIEPITEIARSLSKRVKEHPQAWDLQVKGTPDLVGAFNAGGFLPTRNFRQGVFEGVDNIKWEAYEKQILSARKTCYACAVRCKREVKVDDRYQVSDAYGGPEYETVEGFGGYCGVDDLQAIAKANELCDRYTLDTISTSSTIAFAMECFEHGLIGLKDTGGLDLRFGNAEAVLKAIELIARREGIGNLLAEGSKRAAEVIGGDAHLFSIQVKGMELAMHDPRGKVGVGIGYAIGEYGGDHLYSVHDPLVANPESITFKGAEPLSVAALPPRELGAAKARNYAILENWSSFGKVVGLCYFGPAPRSFMQVDEVLTAVRAATGWNELTIEDLLRIGERATNLARAFNVLNGFSRKDDTLPERMFQPLENGPMAGATMPREEFQQTMDEVYRLKGWSLDTTAPTRGRLHELGIEWVADLLGV, translated from the coding sequence ATGGCTTACGGCACCAGCGGCAAAATTCTTCGCGTTGATCTGACGCGGAGTTCATTCCGCAGCGAAAACTTCGACGAAGAATTCTATCGTCTCTATCCTGGCGGCAAGGCGCTTGCTGGGTATCTGTTGCTCAAGGAACTCGCACCGGGTACCGATGCTCTGGCCCCGGAAAATATACTGGTGATTGCCAATGGATTGCTTACTGGCGCACCATTTTCGGCCTCGACCCGCTTTACCATGGCCGCACGTTCGCCACTGACGGGCACCTATGGCGAATCGGAAGCCGGCGGCTATTGGGGGCCGGAACTGAAGACCGCAGGCTACGAGGCCATTGTCATCACCGGGCGGGCGGAACACCCAACTTATCTGATGATTCGGGATGACAAGGTCGAATTGCGCGATGCGCGGGCATTGTGGGGATGCGAACCGGAAGAGGTGCAAAACCGGATCCGTGCCGAAATGGCTGACAAACATGTCCGCGTCCTGCAAATCGGCATGGGCGGCGAAAACTGCGTGCGCTATGCCGCGGTAAGCAACGAACTGCGCCATTACAACGGCCGTACCGGCATGGGTGCCGTAATGGGTTCGAAGAATCTGAAGGCAATCGCCGTGCGTGGCACGGGGCACTACCGCGATAATGCGCATGACATCGAACCGATCACCGAAATTGCGCGCTCCCTCAGCAAGCGCGTCAAAGAACATCCGCAAGCCTGGGATCTGCAAGTCAAGGGAACGCCGGATCTGGTGGGGGCCTTCAATGCGGGAGGCTTTCTGCCCACGCGCAATTTCCGCCAGGGCGTTTTTGAAGGCGTCGACAACATCAAGTGGGAAGCCTACGAAAAGCAGATACTCTCGGCACGGAAGACCTGCTACGCCTGCGCCGTTCGCTGCAAGCGCGAGGTGAAAGTGGATGACCGCTATCAGGTCAGCGATGCCTACGGCGGGCCCGAATACGAGACAGTCGAAGGCTTTGGCGGCTATTGCGGGGTCGATGATTTGCAGGCGATCGCCAAGGCAAATGAGCTTTGTGATCGCTACACGCTCGACACCATCTCGACCAGTTCTACCATTGCCTTCGCCATGGAGTGTTTTGAGCACGGCTTGATCGGACTGAAGGATACCGGCGGGCTGGACTTGCGCTTCGGCAATGCCGAAGCCGTGCTCAAGGCAATCGAACTGATCGCCAGGCGCGAAGGCATCGGCAATCTCCTCGCCGAAGGAAGCAAGCGTGCGGCAGAGGTGATCGGTGGCGACGCCCACCTGTTCTCCATTCAGGTCAAGGGCATGGAATTGGCCATGCACGATCCACGCGGCAAGGTGGGTGTGGGTATTGGCTATGCGATTGGCGAATATGGCGGTGATCATCTGTACTCGGTACATGACCCCCTGGTAGCGAATCCGGAATCGATCACTTTCAAGGGGGCCGAGCCCCTGAGTGTCGCTGCCCTGCCCCCGCGTGAGCTTGGCGCCGCCAAGGCGCGGAACTATGCGATCCTGGAAAACTGGTCCAGTTTCGGCAAAGTGGTGGGGCTGTGTTACTTCGGTCCAGCCCCCCGCTCCTTCATGCAGGTTGACGAAGTGCTGACGGCAGTTCGGGCGGCAACCGGCTGGAATGAGCTAACTATCGAAGATCTGCTGCGTATCGGCGAGCGCGCCACCAATCTGGCGCGAGCATTCAACGTCCTCAATGGTTTTTCGCGCAAGGATGACACCTTGCCGGAACGCATGTTCCAGCCGCTGGAAAACGGCCCTATGGCTGGCGCCACAATGCCAAGGGAGGAGTTCCAGCAGACCATGGACGAAGTCTATCGATTGAAGGGATGGAGCCTCGATACTACGGCACCAACGCGTGGCCGCCTGCATGAACTCGGCATCGAGTGGGTCGCCGATTTGTTGGGTGTGTGA
- a CDS encoding putative quinol monooxygenase, which yields MDLIVVLTAKDTGNAAVLRELLATQATLSRKEPGCIRFEIFESQTAPGTFIVVERWQSQEALDVHRKAEAITTVYIPKILPLVERTLHVCTVLPGT from the coding sequence ATGGATCTGATTGTTGTTCTGACGGCAAAAGACACTGGCAATGCGGCGGTACTTCGTGAGTTGTTGGCGACTCAGGCTACCCTGTCCCGGAAAGAGCCCGGATGCATCCGGTTTGAGATTTTCGAGTCTCAAACGGCTCCGGGTACTTTCATCGTCGTCGAGAGATGGCAATCTCAGGAGGCGCTGGACGTGCACCGCAAGGCCGAGGCCATCACAACCGTCTATATTCCAAAAATACTGCCACTTGTGGAAAGAACCCTTCACGTGTGTACCGTTTTGCCTGGTACGTGA
- a CDS encoding NADP-dependent malic enzyme yields MDESIRASALEYHLYPKPGKIEVTPTKALNTQNDLALAYSPGVAAACDEIVKDPANAYKYTSRGNLVAVITNGTAVLGLGNIGALAGKPVMEGKGVLFKKFAGVDVFDIEVNENDPGKIVEIIAALEPTFGGINLEDIKAPECFYIEQKLKERLSIPVFHDDQHGTAIIASAAILNGLRLVGKDIGQIKLVCSGAGAAAIACLDLMCTLGLNPKNVHIIDSKGVVYVGRDENFAPTKARYAQKTEARQLADVMPGADVFLGVSTAGVLKPEMVKEMAANPLIFAMANPVPEILPEVAKAVRPDAIIGTGRSDYPNQINNVLCFPYIFRGALDVGATSITDEMKAAAVKAIAELAFAEQSDLVSAAYADEELKFGPEYLIPKPFDPRLIVKVAPAVAQAAMDSGVATRPLADMESYRQQLNEFVYHSGLQMRPVFLAAKKTPARIAFCEGEDERVLRAAQTVVDDGLARPVLIGRPDVVNMHIEKCGLRIRAGEHFELVNPDSDPRYKELWQDYYNIMCRRGVSVEYAKREMRRRTTLIGAMLVKHGFVDAMLCGTYGRHAQHLRYVEDVLGKRPGIGSYYTINMLVLSTGPIFIGDTNVNYDPTAAQLAEMTLLAAEEVRRFGIVPKVALLSYSNFGNEETPAARKMREALAMIQKAAPQLEVDGEMHGDAALSGAIREQIFPGSRLRGDANLLIMPTLDAANISYSLLKTVAGAGLTVGPLLLGSARPVHILTPTATVRRIVNLAALLSVEVAKKAD; encoded by the coding sequence ATGGATGAATCAATACGCGCATCGGCGCTGGAATATCACCTATACCCGAAGCCTGGCAAGATTGAAGTCACCCCCACCAAGGCGCTGAACACCCAAAACGATCTGGCGCTGGCCTACTCGCCGGGAGTAGCGGCGGCCTGTGATGAAATCGTCAAGGATCCGGCCAACGCCTATAAATACACCTCGCGTGGCAACCTGGTTGCCGTGATCACCAACGGCACCGCCGTGCTGGGTCTTGGCAACATCGGCGCGCTGGCCGGCAAGCCGGTGATGGAAGGCAAGGGCGTGCTGTTCAAGAAATTCGCCGGTGTTGACGTATTCGACATCGAGGTCAACGAGAACGATCCGGGAAAGATCGTCGAGATCATCGCCGCGCTCGAACCCACCTTTGGTGGCATCAACCTTGAAGACATCAAGGCGCCCGAGTGTTTCTACATCGAACAGAAGCTGAAAGAACGTCTCTCCATCCCGGTTTTTCACGACGACCAGCACGGCACCGCGATCATCGCCAGCGCGGCGATACTGAACGGCCTGCGCCTGGTGGGCAAGGACATCGGCCAGATCAAGCTGGTCTGCTCTGGTGCCGGCGCCGCGGCGATCGCCTGTCTCGACCTGATGTGCACGCTCGGCCTGAATCCCAAGAACGTCCACATCATCGACAGCAAGGGCGTCGTCTATGTCGGCCGCGATGAAAACTTCGCCCCCACCAAGGCGCGCTATGCGCAAAAAACCGAGGCGCGCCAGCTGGCGGATGTGATGCCCGGCGCGGATGTCTTCCTCGGCGTGTCGACCGCGGGCGTGCTCAAGCCGGAGATGGTCAAGGAGATGGCGGCAAACCCGCTGATCTTCGCCATGGCCAACCCGGTACCGGAAATTTTGCCTGAAGTCGCCAAGGCGGTGCGCCCGGACGCGATCATCGGCACGGGACGCTCCGACTACCCCAACCAGATCAACAACGTCCTCTGTTTCCCCTACATCTTCCGCGGCGCGCTCGATGTCGGCGCCACCAGCATTACCGACGAGATGAAGGCCGCCGCGGTGAAAGCCATCGCCGAACTCGCCTTTGCCGAACAATCGGACCTGGTCAGCGCCGCCTACGCCGACGAAGAACTCAAGTTCGGACCCGAATACCTGATCCCGAAGCCCTTCGATCCGCGCCTGATCGTCAAGGTGGCGCCGGCCGTGGCGCAGGCGGCGATGGACTCCGGCGTCGCGACGCGACCGCTGGCCGACATGGAGTCTTATCGCCAGCAGCTCAACGAGTTCGTCTACCACTCCGGCCTGCAGATGCGCCCCGTCTTCCTCGCGGCCAAGAAAACGCCGGCGCGCATCGCCTTCTGCGAAGGCGAAGACGAACGGGTCCTGCGCGCGGCGCAGACGGTAGTCGATGACGGCCTGGCCAGGCCGGTGCTGATCGGCCGCCCCGACGTCGTCAACATGCACATCGAGAAATGCGGCTTGCGCATTCGCGCCGGCGAACACTTCGAACTGGTCAATCCCGACTCCGATCCGCGCTACAAGGAACTCTGGCAGGACTACTACAACATCATGTGCCGGCGCGGCGTCAGCGTCGAATACGCCAAGCGCGAGATGCGCCGCCGCACCACGCTGATCGGAGCCATGCTGGTCAAGCATGGCTTTGTCGACGCCATGCTGTGCGGCACCTATGGCCGCCACGCGCAGCACCTGCGCTACGTCGAGGATGTCCTCGGCAAGCGTCCGGGCATCGGCAGCTACTACACCATCAACATGCTGGTACTGTCGACGGGACCGATCTTCATCGGCGACACCAACGTCAACTATGATCCGACCGCAGCACAGCTCGCCGAGATGACCTTGCTCGCCGCCGAGGAAGTACGCCGTTTCGGCATCGTGCCAAAGGTGGCGCTGCTGTCGTATTCGAACTTCGGCAATGAAGAAACACCGGCAGCGCGCAAGATGCGCGAAGCGCTGGCCATGATCCAGAAAGCCGCGCCGCAACTGGAAGTCGATGGGGAAATGCATGGCGATGCCGCCCTCTCGGGGGCGATCCGCGAGCAGATATTTCCGGGTTCGCGTCTGCGGGGAGATGCCAATCTGCTGATCATGCCGACGCTCGATGCCGCCAATATCTCCTACAGCCTGCTCAAGACTGTGGCGGGTGCTGGTCTTACCGTGGGCCCGCTGCTGCTCGGTTCGGCGCGGCCGGTGCATATCCTCACCCCGACGGCGACCGTACGCCGCATCGTTAACCTCGCCGCGCTGTTGTCGGTCGAAGTCGCAAAGAAGGCCGATTAA
- the phbB gene encoding acetoacetyl-CoA reductase, translating to MQRVALVTGGMGGLGEAVCIKLAALGYKVVTTYSPSNTKARDWLKSMNSRGYNFNAYPCDVVDFDSCRECVARVGNDLGPVDVLVNNAGITRDMTFKKMTPKDWDIVIRTNLYSVFNMTKQVLDGMIERGWGRVINISSVNAQKGAFGQTNYSSAKAGMHGFTKALALEVAKRGVTVNTISPGYIGTRMVTAIPREVLDNKILPQIPMSRLGKPEEVAGLVAYLASEEAAFVHGANISINGGQHMF from the coding sequence ATGCAGCGCGTAGCATTGGTAACAGGTGGTATGGGAGGGCTGGGAGAAGCGGTCTGTATCAAGCTGGCGGCGCTTGGCTACAAGGTGGTGACGACCTACAGTCCAAGCAATACCAAAGCCAGGGACTGGCTGAAGTCGATGAACAGCCGGGGCTACAACTTCAATGCCTACCCCTGCGATGTCGTCGATTTCGATTCCTGCCGCGAGTGCGTGGCCAGGGTGGGAAATGATCTTGGCCCGGTGGATGTGCTGGTCAATAATGCCGGCATCACGCGCGACATGACATTCAAGAAAATGACACCAAAGGACTGGGATATCGTCATTCGCACCAATCTTTATTCCGTCTTCAACATGACCAAGCAGGTCCTGGACGGCATGATCGAGCGCGGCTGGGGCCGGGTGATTAATATTTCCTCGGTGAACGCCCAGAAGGGGGCTTTCGGCCAGACCAATTATTCGTCGGCAAAAGCAGGCATGCACGGTTTCACCAAGGCACTGGCGCTCGAAGTCGCCAAGCGTGGCGTCACCGTCAACACGATTTCGCCGGGCTATATCGGCACCCGTATGGTCACGGCAATCCCGCGCGAGGTGCTCGACAACAAAATACTGCCGCAAATCCCGATGTCGCGCCTGGGCAAGCCGGAAGAGGTCGCCGGCCTGGTCGCCTATCTTGCCTCCGAAGAAGCTGCCTTTGTCCATGGCGCGAACATTTCGATCAATGGCGGCCAGCACATGTTTTGA
- the thiS gene encoding sulfur carrier protein ThiS — MELHLGGYLGWYLPQKSGRLTIHLDKPIPLIELVTQLKLPSAEIAIAAVNGTLVSLHDAEVSDGDQVELHPPIGGG; from the coding sequence GTGGAACTGCATCTCGGCGGCTATTTGGGTTGGTATCTCCCGCAGAAATCCGGGCGGCTGACAATTCATCTGGATAAGCCAATCCCGCTGATTGAACTGGTGACGCAACTCAAGTTGCCTAGCGCCGAGATAGCGATTGCTGCAGTAAACGGTACCCTGGTATCCCTGCATGACGCTGAAGTTTCAGATGGGGACCAGGTGGAACTTCACCCGCCCATTGGCGGTGGATGA
- a CDS encoding ABC transporter permease, whose protein sequence is MEYLPANLQYAATLIFGANAKLYGIVSLSLMVSLLATTIACIVGMPLGALLAVGRFTGRRSLIVLFNGLMGLPPVVVGLLVYLLLSRSGPLGAMGWLFTPEAMVIAQAILVMPIVAALTRQAIADAWLEYREQLRSLGASRPYAAATLLWDGRFSLTTAALAGFGRAIAEVGAVMIVGGNIDGVTRVMTTTIALETSKGDLPLALALGMVLIVMVLAVNTVAYLLRGWAERRWG, encoded by the coding sequence ATGGAATATCTACCCGCAAATCTGCAATATGCCGCGACGCTGATTTTCGGCGCCAACGCGAAGCTCTACGGCATTGTGAGCTTAAGCCTCATGGTCAGCCTCCTTGCCACCACGATTGCATGCATCGTCGGCATGCCATTGGGTGCTTTGCTCGCGGTTGGACGATTCACCGGCCGACGTTCGCTGATCGTGCTGTTCAACGGCCTCATGGGACTGCCGCCAGTGGTAGTCGGATTGCTGGTCTATCTGCTGCTTTCGCGCAGCGGGCCGCTGGGCGCCATGGGCTGGCTGTTCACACCTGAGGCAATGGTGATTGCCCAGGCCATATTGGTGATGCCAATTGTTGCGGCGTTGACGCGCCAAGCCATCGCCGATGCCTGGCTCGAATATCGCGAGCAGTTGCGTTCGCTGGGCGCAAGTCGGCCTTATGCGGCGGCGACCCTGCTCTGGGATGGCCGCTTCTCGCTGACCACTGCGGCGCTCGCCGGTTTCGGCCGCGCCATAGCCGAGGTCGGTGCCGTGATGATCGTTGGCGGAAATATCGACGGCGTTACGCGCGTGATGACCACCACGATCGCGCTCGAAACCAGCAAGGGCGATCTGCCTCTGGCACTGGCGCTGGGTATGGTGCTGATTGTGATGGTGCTTGCCGTCAACACCGTCGCCTACCTGCTGCGCGGGTGGGCCGAACGGAGATGGGGATGA
- a CDS encoding NIPSNAP family protein — MLIEQRVYTLKAGCMESFWQAQHARGYELIKPILDRLIGYFSTVTGPDCQIMHLYRYDSYDDWLNRLQGLYRITALESYFKTARPLLLAQENRFLVPAPIVELTPFWGNGNDWLPGGRQYANLATEPALLVEETVTTLLPGTLPAYWQSYKNYGLPAGGAATDYLLGSFVSLVGKQHQVFDYRCYPDFPARRNYLETRVEDSNWRAFSAAVAPLIVSCENKLLQPAQIEQLSPLFFRSN, encoded by the coding sequence ATGCTGATCGAACAGCGCGTTTACACGCTTAAAGCGGGTTGTATGGAATCGTTCTGGCAGGCGCAACACGCCCGTGGCTATGAATTGATCAAACCAATTCTGGATCGCCTGATCGGTTATTTTTCAACGGTGACCGGCCCGGATTGCCAGATCATGCATCTGTATCGCTATGACAGTTACGACGACTGGCTGAATCGCCTGCAAGGGTTGTATCGAATCACTGCGCTTGAATCCTATTTCAAGACAGCCCGGCCATTGTTGCTTGCCCAGGAAAACCGATTTCTCGTGCCCGCGCCGATTGTCGAACTGACGCCATTCTGGGGCAACGGCAACGACTGGCTGCCTGGTGGCCGACAGTACGCGAACCTGGCTACCGAGCCGGCTTTGCTGGTTGAAGAAACCGTAACCACTCTGCTGCCGGGAACTCTGCCTGCATACTGGCAGTCATATAAAAATTACGGCTTACCGGCTGGAGGGGCCGCAACTGACTATCTGCTGGGCAGCTTCGTCAGTTTGGTCGGCAAACAGCATCAGGTTTTTGATTATCGTTGTTATCCGGATTTCCCTGCGCGACGAAATTATCTTGAAACGCGGGTTGAGGACAGCAACTGGCGCGCATTTTCAGCGGCCGTCGCACCATTAATCGTCTCCTGTGAGAACAAGTTGCTGCAGCCAGCGCAAATCGAGCAACTGTCGCCCTTGTTTTTCAGGTCGAATTAA
- a CDS encoding substrate-binding domain-containing protein, whose product MKFFRRLLLMVACMLTLSAVADDEFITVASTTSTEQSGLFGYLLPIFEKQSGIKVHVVALGTGQALDLARRGDADVVFVHDPAAEEKFLTEGWGVERFEVMYNDFVLVGPQKDPAKITGSQDIVAALTKIESTQSPFVSRGDRSGTHATELRLWKLSGIDLDKAKGAWYRDTGSGMGPALNIAASMNAYILSDRGTWLSFKNRQQLTILVQGDKRLFNQYGVMLVNPARHPHVKKQAGQKFVDWVISPTGQQAIAAYRIGGEQLFYPNAGK is encoded by the coding sequence ATGAAATTTTTTCGCCGACTGCTGCTGATGGTAGCCTGCATGCTGACATTGTCTGCAGTCGCTGATGACGAATTCATCACCGTTGCCTCGACGACCTCGACCGAGCAGTCCGGCCTGTTCGGCTATCTGCTACCGATCTTCGAGAAGCAGAGCGGCATCAAGGTGCATGTCGTCGCGCTCGGCACTGGTCAGGCACTTGATCTTGCGCGTCGTGGTGATGCTGATGTCGTTTTCGTGCATGATCCCGCTGCAGAAGAGAAATTCCTCACCGAAGGTTGGGGCGTCGAGCGCTTCGAGGTGATGTACAACGACTTCGTGCTGGTCGGGCCACAGAAGGATCCGGCGAAAATTACCGGTAGCCAGGACATCGTCGCAGCGTTGACCAAAATAGAATCCACCCAGTCGCCCTTTGTTTCGCGCGGCGACCGCAGCGGCACGCATGCCACCGAACTGCGTCTGTGGAAACTTTCCGGCATCGATCTCGACAAGGCGAAGGGCGCCTGGTATCGCGACACGGGCTCTGGCATGGGCCCGGCGCTGAACATTGCTGCGTCGATGAATGCCTATATCCTGTCCGACCGCGGTACCTGGCTCTCGTTCAAGAACCGCCAGCAGCTCACCATCCTCGTGCAGGGTGACAAGCGCCTCTTTAATCAATACGGCGTCATGCTGGTCAATCCGGCCAGGCATCCGCATGTGAAGAAGCAAGCCGGCCAGAAGTTCGTCGACTGGGTTATCTCGCCGACCGGCCAGCAGGCGATCGCTGCCTACAGGATTGGCGGTGAACAGCTGTTCTATCCCAACGCCGGCAAGTAG
- a CDS encoding biotin/lipoyl-containing protein, whose protein sequence is MLVTEVHVRAGVPLNFDSNVITLETGKVVLDIPSPNIGMVVEVFVQVGDRLEAGQLLCTLDTDECSSRC, encoded by the coding sequence GTGCTGGTGACCGAAGTGCATGTGCGCGCCGGTGTGCCGCTGAACTTTGACAGTAATGTGATCACGCTTGAGACGGGCAAGGTGGTGCTGGACATTCCTTCGCCAAATATTGGCATGGTGGTTGAAGTTTTTGTTCAGGTTGGCGACAGGCTGGAGGCGGGGCAATTGCTGTGTACGTTAGATACAGATGAATGCAGCAGCCGGTGTTGA
- a CDS encoding glutathione S-transferase family protein, which translates to MNEFVLYNAPQSTCSQRVRFVLNAKGLAFEEHKLDLLSGDQLKPEYLKINPNGVVPALLHNGRPVLDSAVIIEYLDEVRGDVSPFTPRDPVDRARMRWMMRYIDEIPTPSLRVPSYNLAFLPSFQKMSKEEFIALANAKPLRKEFLLSMGQTGFPQKEMDQALDRLHRSVVRMNDWIGESGGPWLMGKNMTLADVAIMPVIVRMDDINLGTAWADKPAIAHWLHLIQTHPAFKTTYYPGSLLTEKYPHLAALKK; encoded by the coding sequence ATGAACGAATTTGTGCTTTACAACGCACCACAATCCACTTGCAGTCAGCGGGTACGCTTCGTTCTCAACGCGAAGGGCTTGGCCTTCGAGGAACACAAGCTGGATCTCCTCTCGGGCGATCAACTGAAGCCTGAATATTTGAAGATCAACCCGAACGGCGTGGTACCGGCACTGCTCCATAACGGGCGCCCGGTACTCGATTCGGCGGTCATCATCGAGTACCTGGATGAAGTCAGGGGCGACGTCTCCCCGTTCACGCCGCGCGATCCCGTGGATCGGGCGCGCATGCGCTGGATGATGCGTTACATAGACGAAATACCGACTCCCTCGCTACGCGTACCCTCATACAACCTCGCATTCCTGCCGAGTTTCCAGAAAATGAGCAAGGAAGAGTTCATTGCTCTCGCCAATGCAAAACCATTGCGCAAGGAATTCCTGCTGAGCATGGGGCAAACGGGCTTCCCGCAGAAGGAAATGGACCAGGCTCTGGATCGTCTCCATCGATCGGTAGTGCGCATGAATGACTGGATTGGCGAAAGCGGCGGTCCGTGGTTGATGGGTAAAAATATGACCCTGGCCGATGTTGCCATCATGCCGGTGATCGTTCGCATGGATGACATCAATCTGGGCACCGCCTGGGCCGATAAGCCTGCCATCGCACATTGGCTGCATCTGATCCAGACCCACCCCGCGTTCAAGACAACGTATTACCCGGGATCCCTTCTGACCGAGAAGTATCCCCACCTCGCAGCGCTTAAAAAATAA